In Bradyrhizobium sp. 200, the sequence GCCGCGCCATTTCGCTCTATTGCGACCTGGTGGCCCGCGCTGCGATTGACGGCATCTCGCGCGCACAGGGCGACCACGGCATCGACATCGGCGCCTCCGTCCAGCCGGCCCGCGAGGAAATCCCGGCGGCTCCCCAGCCGACCGGCTTCCAGGGTCTGGCCGGTCCGCGTGGCACCGCCGACAACCTCAAGAAGCTCACCGGCGTGTCGGGTGCGATCGAGAAGAAGCTCAACGACCTCGGCATCTTCCACTACTGGCAGCTCGCCGAGCTCGATCACGATACCGCGCACAAGATCGGTGAAGAGGTTGGTCTTCCGAGCCGCGCCGATGCCTGGGTTGCCCAGGCCAAGACGCTGACCGCGGAAGCGGAATAATTGGTAACCCCGCGTGGCCGGGTCTTCCGGCCACCGGTTCTGCTCCTGAAGATTACGGCATTCCCTGTAGCTGACGGCGGCCCGGCGCAAAAGCGCGCGCCGCGCCCGCGGCTAACAGGCAAGAAGGATATTCGACGATGGCAACGATCACTGCGGCGATGGTCAAGGAACTGCGCGAGTCGACCGGCGCAGGCATGATGGACTGCAAGGCAGCCCTCACCGAAACCAACGGCGACATGCAGGCTGCCCAGGACTGGCTGCGCAAGAAGGGCCTCTCGAAGGCCGCCAAGAAGGCTGGCCGCGTGGCGGCGGAAGGCCTGATCGGCGCGCTGACCCAGGGCAACAAGGGCGTCGTGGTCGAGGTCAACTCCGAGACCGATTTCGTCGCGCGCAACGAGCAGTTCCAGGGCCTCGTCAAGATGATTGCCCAGGTCACGCTCCACAACGGCGCCGACGTCGAGAAGATCAAGGCGGCGAAGGTCGGCAGCGTCACGGTCGAGACCGCGATTTCGGACGCGATCGCGACCATCGGCGAGAACATGTCGCTGCGCCGTGCGGCTTCGCTGGAAGTCGGCCAAGGCGTGGTGTCGAGCTACATCCATGGCGCCGTGATCGATGGCGCCGGCAAGATGGGCGTGCTGGTCGCGCTGGAGTCCGCCGGCAAGACCGATGAGCTCGCCCATCTCGGCCGCCAGTTGGCCATGCATGTAGCCGCGACCAACCCGCAGGCGCTGGATCCGTCCGGCCTCGATCCGGCGATCGTGACGCGCGAAAAGGACGTGCTGGCCGACAAGTATCGCCAGCAGGGCAAGCCGGAGAACGTGATCGAGAAGATCGTCGAGTCCGGCCTGAAGACCTATTACAAGGAAGTCTGCCTGCTGGAGCAGGCGTTCATCCACGACGAAAAGGGCAAGTCGGTAGCCCAGGCGGTGAAGGAAGCCGAAGGCAAAATTGGCGCGCCTGTGAAGATTGCCGGATTTGTGCGTTATGCTCTCGGCCAGGGAATCGAAAAGCAGGAATCCGATTTCGCAGCCGAAGTCGCGGCGGCCAGCGGCAAGAAGTAACCGCTTGCGGTCACAGCCTTCCGGCGCCAGCACGCCGGAAGTTACCTGCGCGGGACAAGGAAGCGATAAGCAATGGCTGAGCCGGTCTATCGTCGCGTCGTGATCAAGCTCTCGGGCGAATATCTCGCCGGCAGCCACTCCTTCGGTATCGACCAGCCCACCATCGACCGTATCGCCGACGACCTGATCGCGGCCAAGAAGCTCGGTGTCGAGGTGGCCGTTGTGATCGGCGGCGGCAACATCGTTCGCGGCGTGGAAGTCTCCTCGCGCGGCGTGTCGCGGCCGACCGGCGACACCATGGGCATGCTCGCCACCATGATGAACTGCCTGGCGCTGGAAGCCGCGATCGAGCGCAAGGGGACGCCGGCGCGGACCCTGTCGGCTTTCGTGATGCCCGAGATTTCCGAGCTGTTCACCCGCGGTGCAGCGCACAAATATCTCGCCGAGGGGCGAATCGTGCTGCTTGGCGGCGGAACCGGCAATCCGTTCTTCACCACCGACACCACGGCGGTGCTGCGGGCGGCCGAAATCGGTGCGCAGGCCGTGCTCAAGGCCACCAATGTCGACGGCGTCTACAGCGCAGACCCCAAAAAGGACCCGTCGGCCAAGCGTTTCGACCGGCTGACGCATTCGCAGGCGATTACCGGCGGCTACAAGGTGATGGATGCGACCGCATTCGCGCTTGCCCGCGAGACGTCACTGCCTATCATCGTATTCTCGATCGCCGAGCCGGGTTCGATCGGCGCGATCCTGCGCGGGACCGGCCATGGCACGGTGGTTGCCGGCTGATATGCCGGTGCTGCTTCGACCCGCGGGCTTTAAGCCGGCGGCTGGTTTCTAAGGAGGGGAGAGTTTTATGCCCACGCCCGGTTTTGACATCAACGAATTGAAGCGCCGCATGCAAGGCGCCACCCATTCGCTCAAGCACGAACTGGGCGGCCTGCGGACCGGCCGCGCGGCGGCGTCCATGCTGGAGCCGGTGCAGGTCGAGGCTTACGGCTCGCACATGCCGCTCAACCAGCTTGCAACCGTCAGCGTGCCCGAGCCGCGCCTGCTCTCCGTGCAGGTGTGGGACAAGTCCATGGTGAAGGCCGTCGAAAAGGCGATCGTCGATTCCAACCTCGGCCTCTCGCCTGCGACCGAAGGGCAGGTGCTGCGCCTGCGGATTCCCGAGCTCAACGAGGAACGCCGCAAGGAACTGGTGAAAGTCGCGCACAAATACGCCGAAGCCGCGAAGGTTGCGGTCCGCCATGTCCGTCGCGACGGACTGGATATCGTCAAGAAGCTTGAGAAGAATCACGAGATTTCCGAAGACGATCAGGAGCGGCTCGCCAACGAGGTGCAGAAGGCGACCGACGGAATGATTGCGGAAATCGATCAGTTGCTTGCGGCGAAGGAAAAGGAAATCCTCACCGTTTGACGGCAAGGTTCAAGAATCGAGATTGGTCCTGGAATTCAGATGATGCCGAACGCCG encodes:
- the tsf gene encoding translation elongation factor Ts, giving the protein MATITAAMVKELRESTGAGMMDCKAALTETNGDMQAAQDWLRKKGLSKAAKKAGRVAAEGLIGALTQGNKGVVVEVNSETDFVARNEQFQGLVKMIAQVTLHNGADVEKIKAAKVGSVTVETAISDAIATIGENMSLRRAASLEVGQGVVSSYIHGAVIDGAGKMGVLVALESAGKTDELAHLGRQLAMHVAATNPQALDPSGLDPAIVTREKDVLADKYRQQGKPENVIEKIVESGLKTYYKEVCLLEQAFIHDEKGKSVAQAVKEAEGKIGAPVKIAGFVRYALGQGIEKQESDFAAEVAAASGKK
- the pyrH gene encoding UMP kinase encodes the protein MAEPVYRRVVIKLSGEYLAGSHSFGIDQPTIDRIADDLIAAKKLGVEVAVVIGGGNIVRGVEVSSRGVSRPTGDTMGMLATMMNCLALEAAIERKGTPARTLSAFVMPEISELFTRGAAHKYLAEGRIVLLGGGTGNPFFTTDTTAVLRAAEIGAQAVLKATNVDGVYSADPKKDPSAKRFDRLTHSQAITGGYKVMDATAFALARETSLPIIVFSIAEPGSIGAILRGTGHGTVVAG
- the frr gene encoding ribosome recycling factor; translation: MPTPGFDINELKRRMQGATHSLKHELGGLRTGRAAASMLEPVQVEAYGSHMPLNQLATVSVPEPRLLSVQVWDKSMVKAVEKAIVDSNLGLSPATEGQVLRLRIPELNEERRKELVKVAHKYAEAAKVAVRHVRRDGLDIVKKLEKNHEISEDDQERLANEVQKATDGMIAEIDQLLAAKEKEILTV